In Streptomyces seoulensis, the following are encoded in one genomic region:
- a CDS encoding M4 family metallopeptidase produces the protein MLSSSPSSTPALRRVSPRRRTATVALAGVAALIAAAVQSGAATAASAAPRPGKADPAHTSVRLTAAQRAGLIRDADAGRTDTARSIGLGAREKLVARDVVKDGDGTLHTRYERTYAGLPVLGGDLIVDTAPSGATRRVVKASGAALKVTGLTPAVPKATAERQAVARAKALGGTRPAADSVRTVIWAATGKPVLAHETVVGGLQDDGTPNELHVITDATTGKKLYEYQGVRTGVGNTQYSGQVPLTTTQSGSTYTLTDGDRGGHKTYNLNRGTSGTGTLFSQSTDTWGNGTVSDPATAGADAHYGAAVTWDFYQDTFGRSGIKNNGVGAYSRVHYGNSYVNAFWSDSCFCMTYGDGSGNADPLTALDVAGHEMSHGVTSNTAGLNYSGESGGLNEATSDIFGTGVEFFANSAADPGDYLIGEKIDINGDGTPLRYMDKPSKDGASKDSWYSGIGGVDVHYSSGPANHFFYLLSEGSGAKVIDGVSYDSPTADGLPVTGIGRDKALQIWYRALTTKWTSTTNYSGARTGTLAAAGELYGTTSAEYAAVQDAWAGVGVGTRPGGDTGTSYESTTPVAIPDNGPAITSDITVTGRSGNAPSNLRVAVNITHTWRGDLVIDLVGPSGTSYRLKNFSSSDSGDDVDETYTVDASAEPADGTWKLKVQDQAAQDKGTLNSWKVTFP, from the coding sequence GTGTTGAGCAGCAGCCCCTCCAGCACCCCCGCCCTCAGACGTGTCTCCCCGCGCCGCCGTACCGCCACCGTCGCCCTGGCCGGTGTCGCCGCGCTCATCGCCGCCGCCGTCCAGTCCGGCGCGGCGACCGCGGCCTCGGCCGCACCCCGGCCGGGCAAGGCCGACCCCGCCCACACCTCCGTACGCCTCACCGCCGCCCAGCGCGCCGGACTGATCCGGGACGCCGACGCCGGCCGGACCGACACGGCCCGCTCGATCGGGCTCGGCGCCCGGGAGAAGCTCGTCGCCCGCGATGTCGTCAAGGACGGCGACGGCACCCTGCACACCCGCTACGAGCGCACCTACGCGGGCCTGCCCGTGCTCGGCGGCGACCTGATCGTGGACACCGCACCCTCGGGCGCGACCAGGCGCGTGGTGAAGGCGTCCGGTGCCGCCCTGAAGGTCACCGGTCTCACCCCGGCCGTACCGAAGGCCACGGCGGAGCGGCAGGCGGTGGCCCGCGCCAAGGCGCTCGGTGGCACCAGGCCGGCCGCCGACAGCGTGCGCACGGTCATCTGGGCCGCCACCGGCAAGCCGGTCCTCGCCCACGAGACGGTGGTCGGCGGCCTCCAGGACGACGGCACCCCGAACGAGCTGCACGTCATCACCGACGCCACCACCGGCAAGAAGCTCTACGAGTACCAGGGCGTCCGCACCGGCGTCGGCAACACCCAGTACAGCGGCCAGGTCCCGCTCACCACCACCCAGTCCGGCTCCACGTACACCCTGACCGACGGCGACCGGGGCGGCCACAAGACGTACAACCTCAACCGGGGCACCTCCGGCACCGGCACCCTGTTCTCGCAGTCCACGGACACCTGGGGCAACGGCACCGTCTCCGACCCGGCGACGGCGGGCGCGGACGCGCACTACGGGGCGGCGGTCACCTGGGACTTCTACCAGGACACGTTCGGCCGCAGCGGTATCAAGAACAACGGGGTGGGCGCCTACTCCCGTGTGCACTACGGGAATTCGTATGTGAACGCCTTCTGGAGCGACTCCTGCTTCTGCATGACCTACGGCGACGGCTCGGGCAACGCGGACCCGCTGACCGCGCTGGACGTGGCCGGGCACGAGATGAGCCACGGCGTCACCTCCAACACGGCCGGGCTCAACTACAGCGGTGAGTCGGGCGGGTTGAACGAGGCGACCTCCGACATCTTCGGCACCGGCGTGGAGTTCTTCGCCAACAGTGCCGCCGACCCCGGTGACTACCTCATCGGCGAGAAGATCGACATCAACGGCGACGGCACCCCGCTGCGTTACATGGACAAGCCGAGCAAGGACGGCGCGTCCAAGGACAGTTGGTACTCCGGTATCGGCGGGGTGGACGTGCACTACTCGTCCGGCCCGGCGAACCACTTCTTCTATCTGCTGAGCGAGGGCAGCGGCGCCAAGGTGATCGACGGGGTCTCCTACGACTCCCCCACCGCCGACGGTCTCCCGGTCACCGGCATCGGCCGGGACAAGGCCCTCCAGATCTGGTACCGGGCGCTCACCACCAAGTGGACCTCCACCACCAACTACTCCGGCGCCCGCACCGGCACCCTGGCCGCCGCCGGTGAGCTGTACGGCACCACGAGCGCCGAGTACGCGGCCGTGCAGGACGCCTGGGCGGGCGTCGGGGTCGGCACCCGGCCCGGCGGCGACACGGGCACCTCGTACGAATCCACCACGCCGGTGGCGATCCCGGACAACGGTCCCGCGATCACCTCGGACATCACGGTCACCGGCAGGAGCGGAAACGCGCCAAGCAACTTGCGCGTGGCCGTGAACATCACCCACACCTGGCGGGGTGACCTGGTGATCGACCTGGTCGGCCCGTCGGGCACCTCGTACCGGCTGAAGAACTTCAGTTCCTCGGACTCCGGGGACGACGTGGACGAGACCTACACCGTCGATGCATCGGCCGAACCCGCCGACGGAACCTGGAAATTGAAGGTGCAGGACCAGGCTGCGCAGGACAAGGGCACCCTCAACTCATGGAAGGTCACCTTCCCGTAG
- a CDS encoding ABC transporter ATP-binding protein, translating into MTTDTGALPVADRGTVRRAAARLVRADGRAFAGALALNALAAGAGIVGPWLVGRIVDDVRAGRGVGAVDRLALWILLCALAQLVLARWARYVAHRFGERTLARVRETFVERLLGLPASVVERAGTGDLTARGTADVATVGTTLRDIGPELLVYAVQALFVLGAVFALSPWLGLFGLLGLTPVWLAVRWYLRRARDAYLAEGAATSAVAEIVAATAAGARTVEAFRLERTRTAASREALERSRRSRYRTLGLRTVFFPSVEISYTIPVAGVLLVGGWLHGRGLIGLGAVVAGALYLRQFTDPLDMVLIRLEQLQSSGASFARVEGIAEAPRAPVDTTRTPADDRIEVRGVRYAYERGGEVLRGVDLTVRPGERLAVVGASGAGKTTLSRLLAGIDAPASGSVTVGGVPVAELTPARLRRQVVLVTQEHHVFLGSVRDNLLIAEPGASDEELWRALAAVGADGWVRELPEGLDTGLGQGGTVTDGSQAQQLALARVVLADPHTLILDEATALLDPATARHTERGLAAVLAGRTVIAVAHRLHTAHDADRVAVMEDGLVTELGTHDELVAANGAYAALWRTWHGDDDAA; encoded by the coding sequence GTGACGACGGACACGGGAGCGCTGCCGGTCGCGGACCGGGGCACGGTACGGCGGGCGGCCGCGCGGCTGGTGCGCGCCGACGGGCGGGCCTTCGCGGGCGCGCTGGCGCTGAACGCGCTGGCGGCCGGTGCGGGCATCGTCGGCCCCTGGCTGGTCGGCCGGATCGTGGACGACGTACGTGCCGGGCGCGGGGTAGGTGCGGTGGACCGGCTCGCGCTGTGGATTCTGCTGTGCGCGCTGGCCCAGCTGGTGCTGGCCCGCTGGGCGCGGTACGTGGCGCACCGGTTCGGGGAGCGGACGCTGGCGCGGGTGCGCGAGACCTTCGTGGAACGGCTGCTGGGGCTGCCCGCCTCGGTGGTCGAGCGGGCCGGCACCGGTGACCTGACGGCGCGCGGCACGGCGGACGTGGCGACGGTCGGCACCACGCTGCGGGACATCGGCCCGGAGCTGCTGGTGTACGCGGTGCAGGCGCTGTTCGTGCTGGGCGCGGTGTTCGCGCTCAGCCCGTGGCTGGGCCTGTTCGGGCTGCTCGGGCTGACCCCGGTGTGGCTGGCGGTGCGCTGGTATCTGCGGCGGGCGCGGGACGCCTATCTGGCCGAGGGCGCGGCGACCTCGGCGGTCGCGGAGATCGTGGCGGCCACGGCGGCGGGCGCCCGCACGGTGGAGGCGTTCCGGCTGGAGAGGACACGTACGGCGGCGAGCCGGGAGGCGCTGGAGCGGTCCCGGCGCAGCCGCTACCGCACGCTGGGCCTGCGGACGGTGTTCTTCCCGTCCGTCGAGATCTCGTACACGATCCCGGTGGCCGGGGTGCTGCTGGTCGGGGGGTGGCTGCACGGGCGCGGGCTGATCGGGCTCGGCGCGGTGGTGGCCGGGGCGCTGTACCTGCGGCAGTTCACCGACCCGCTGGACATGGTGCTCATCCGGCTGGAGCAACTCCAGTCCAGCGGGGCATCGTTCGCCCGGGTGGAGGGCATCGCCGAGGCCCCGCGCGCCCCGGTGGACACCACGCGGACTCCGGCCGACGACCGGATCGAGGTGCGCGGGGTGCGGTACGCGTACGAGCGGGGCGGTGAGGTGCTGCGCGGGGTGGACCTGACGGTCCGGCCCGGTGAGCGGCTGGCCGTGGTGGGGGCGTCCGGCGCGGGCAAGACCACGCTGAGCCGGCTGCTGGCCGGCATCGACGCCCCCGCCTCGGGCTCGGTCACGGTGGGCGGGGTGCCGGTCGCGGAGCTGACGCCCGCGCGGCTGCGCCGCCAGGTGGTGCTGGTGACCCAGGAGCACCATGTGTTCCTCGGCTCGGTCCGGGACAACCTGCTGATCGCCGAACCCGGCGCATCGGACGAGGAGTTGTGGCGGGCACTGGCGGCCGTGGGCGCGGACGGCTGGGTGCGGGAGCTGCCCGAGGGGCTCGACACCGGGCTCGGCCAGGGCGGCACAGTGACCGACGGCTCCCAGGCGCAGCAGCTCGCGCTGGCCCGCGTGGTGCTGGCCGACCCGCACACACTGATCCTGGACGAGGCGACCGCCCTGCTCGACCCGGCCACCGCCCGGCACACCGAGCGGGGTCTGGCCGCGGTGCTCGCGGGCCGCACGGTGATCGCCGTCGCGCACCGGCTGCACACCGCGCACGACGCGGACCGGGTCGCGGTGATGGAGGACGGTCTCGTCACCGAACTGGGCACGCACGACGAACTGGTGGCGGCGAACGGCGCGTACGCGGCGCTGTGGCGCACCTGGCACGGGGACGACGACGCGGCCTGA
- a CDS encoding ABC transporter transmembrane domain-containing protein, whose protein sequence is MIDAYGDPGIPDTRGGWRYLWWLALRQPGRSLAGAVFGSAWLVLMAAQPYLLSRAVDDGLVPGRLGVLAAWTGAMFVTGVGCAWLSIMRHRTMTRVRMDANFRTVKLVVEHAARLGAALPRRVGAGEVVTVGVGDVQTLAQALTVMGPGVGSVVVYSVVAAQLLTISGSVAAVVLLGVPVIALLTGPLTRRLQGTETEYRERQGILTARIGDLAGGLRVLGGLGGKSLFADAFAKDSGRLREQGYRVGAVTSWVQALGLGLPTLFLAAVTWLAARLAAEGAITVGELVSVYGYAAVLIGPVAFFVEMNYDLNRAVVAARRVVALLRLAPEPDDGTLTAPEHPAELHDPASGVRVAPGRLTALVAARSADTAAVVDRLGRYGPTEALWGGVRLDAVPLAEVRARVLVADNEADLFAGPLLDTVSAGREADEAAVRRAVRAAVAEDVVRGLPEGLDTVVSGQGRSLSGGQRQRVRLARALLADPEVLLAVEPTSALDAHTESAVAHRLREAREGRTTVVTSTSPLLLDVADTVLFLVDGKVAASGPHRLLLDREKGYRALVARDLTDGEVSR, encoded by the coding sequence ATGATCGACGCGTACGGAGATCCCGGCATACCTGATACGCGCGGCGGCTGGCGCTACCTGTGGTGGCTGGCGCTGCGCCAGCCGGGGCGCTCGCTGGCCGGCGCGGTGTTCGGCTCGGCGTGGCTGGTGCTGATGGCGGCCCAGCCGTATCTGCTCTCGCGGGCGGTGGACGACGGGCTGGTGCCGGGACGGCTCGGGGTGCTGGCCGCCTGGACCGGCGCGATGTTCGTGACCGGGGTGGGGTGCGCGTGGCTGAGCATCATGCGGCACCGCACCATGACGCGGGTCCGGATGGACGCCAACTTCCGCACGGTGAAGCTGGTGGTGGAGCACGCGGCCCGGCTGGGTGCCGCGCTGCCGCGCCGGGTGGGGGCCGGTGAGGTCGTCACCGTCGGGGTGGGCGATGTGCAGACCCTGGCGCAGGCGCTGACCGTGATGGGGCCGGGCGTCGGCTCGGTCGTCGTCTACTCGGTGGTGGCCGCGCAACTCCTCACGATCTCCGGCTCGGTGGCCGCCGTGGTGCTGCTGGGCGTGCCGGTCATCGCGCTGCTCACCGGCCCGCTGACCCGGCGCCTCCAGGGCACCGAGACCGAGTACCGGGAGCGCCAGGGCATCCTCACGGCGCGCATCGGCGACCTCGCGGGCGGCCTCAGGGTGCTGGGCGGCCTCGGCGGCAAGTCGCTGTTCGCGGACGCCTTCGCCAAGGACTCCGGGCGGCTGCGGGAGCAGGGCTACCGGGTGGGCGCGGTGACCAGCTGGGTGCAGGCGCTCGGGCTCGGCCTGCCGACGCTGTTCCTGGCGGCGGTGACCTGGCTGGCGGCCCGGCTGGCCGCCGAGGGCGCGATCACGGTGGGCGAGCTGGTGTCGGTGTACGGGTACGCGGCCGTGCTGATCGGCCCGGTCGCCTTCTTCGTGGAGATGAACTACGACCTGAACCGCGCGGTGGTCGCCGCCCGCCGCGTGGTCGCCCTGCTCCGGCTGGCGCCCGAACCGGACGACGGCACGCTGACCGCCCCGGAGCACCCGGCCGAGCTGCACGACCCCGCCTCGGGCGTCCGGGTGGCGCCGGGCCGGCTGACAGCGCTGGTCGCGGCCCGCTCCGCCGACACCGCCGCCGTCGTCGACCGGCTCGGCCGGTACGGGCCGACCGAGGCGCTGTGGGGCGGCGTACGCCTGGACGCGGTGCCGCTTGCCGAGGTGCGCGCGCGGGTGCTGGTCGCGGACAACGAGGCCGACCTGTTCGCCGGGCCCCTGCTGGACACGGTGTCCGCCGGGCGCGAGGCGGACGAGGCGGCGGTGCGCCGCGCGGTGCGGGCGGCGGTCGCCGAGGACGTCGTACGGGGGCTGCCCGAGGGGCTGGACACGGTGGTGTCCGGGCAGGGCCGCAGCCTCTCCGGGGGCCAGCGGCAGCGGGTCCGGCTGGCGCGGGCGCTGCTGGCCGACCCCGAGGTGCTGCTCGCCGTGGAGCCGACCTCGGCGCTGGACGCGCACACCGAGTCGGCGGTCGCGCACCGGCTGCGCGAGGCGCGGGAGGGCCGTACGACGGTGGTGACCTCGACCTCGCCGCTGCTGCTGGACGTGGCGGACACGGTGCTGTTCCTGGTCGACGGCAAGGTGGCCGCGAGCGGCCCGCACCGGCTGCTGCTGGACCGCGAGAAGGGCTACCGGGCGCTGGTGGCAAGGGACTTGACCGACGGGGAGGTCTCACGGTGA
- a CDS encoding ABC transporter ATP-binding protein, with amino-acid sequence MTTTTSAAPTTDDDLPGLPPAAEDPFDRDVLPVPPGATAALLRSLLAPHRARVALTVLLLLLQQAAAQTGPLLVAYAIDTAVPAVRRHDHGPLLAVAAGYALCALASGGLQYAFIRASAWVNQDVLLDLRGRIFRHAQALSVDFHERYTSGRLISRSTTDVEALRELLDEGLQELVTVVLSFVYISALLLWLDLGLGAVAVASFVPLYLLVRRYQRRAQQVFAARSTAIAALIVKFVETMNGIRPVRAFRREAANDAEFATLNRHHERSNGDSLLEMARYVVGSRLVANTAVAGIVLWGAHRVASGTLALGVLAAAVLYLRRLYDPIDRLGMFLNSYQSAAASLGKIAGLLAQVPSVPEPAESRELPALKSDFPGREVVFDGVRFAYRTGGEVLPRFGLTLPAGQTVAVVGSTGAGKSTLAKLLARFYDPTEGAVLLDGVDLRELALPELRRGVVMVTQEAFLFSGTVADNIAIGRPEATREEIEQAAKAIGAHEFISALPDGYDTDVRKRGGRISAGQRQLVAFARALLADPAVLILDEATSSLDVPGERAVQRAMTTVLRGRTAVVIAHRLSTVEIADRVLVMEHGRIVEDGRPDLLTAGSGRFSELHKAWRDSLAQ; translated from the coding sequence ATGACCACCACGACGTCCGCCGCCCCCACCACGGACGACGACCTCCCCGGCCTCCCACCGGCCGCCGAAGACCCCTTCGACCGGGACGTGCTGCCCGTCCCGCCCGGCGCCACCGCCGCCCTGCTGCGCTCGCTGCTCGCCCCGCACCGGGCGCGGGTGGCGCTCACCGTGCTCCTGCTGCTGCTCCAGCAGGCGGCGGCGCAGACCGGCCCGCTGCTGGTGGCGTACGCCATCGACACCGCCGTACCGGCCGTGCGCCGGCACGACCACGGGCCGCTGCTCGCGGTGGCGGCGGGGTACGCCCTGTGCGCGCTGGCGTCCGGCGGGCTGCAGTACGCGTTCATCCGGGCGTCCGCGTGGGTGAACCAGGACGTACTGCTGGACCTGCGCGGGCGGATCTTCCGGCACGCGCAGGCGCTCAGCGTCGACTTCCACGAGCGCTACACCTCCGGCCGGCTGATCTCCCGCTCCACCACGGACGTGGAGGCGCTGCGCGAACTCCTCGACGAGGGGCTCCAGGAGCTGGTCACGGTGGTGCTGTCCTTCGTGTACATCTCCGCCCTGCTGCTCTGGCTGGACCTGGGGCTCGGCGCGGTCGCGGTCGCCTCGTTCGTGCCGCTGTACCTGCTGGTGCGGCGCTATCAGCGGCGCGCGCAGCAGGTGTTCGCCGCCCGCTCCACGGCGATCGCGGCGCTGATCGTGAAGTTCGTGGAGACGATGAACGGCATCCGCCCGGTGCGCGCGTTCCGCCGCGAGGCGGCCAACGACGCCGAGTTCGCCACGCTCAACCGGCACCACGAGCGCAGCAACGGCGACTCGCTGCTGGAGATGGCGCGGTACGTGGTCGGCTCCCGGTTGGTCGCCAACACGGCGGTCGCCGGGATCGTGCTGTGGGGCGCCCACCGGGTGGCCTCCGGCACCCTGGCGCTGGGTGTGCTGGCGGCGGCGGTGCTGTATCTGCGGCGGCTGTACGACCCGATCGACCGGCTGGGGATGTTCCTCAACTCCTACCAGTCGGCGGCCGCCTCGCTGGGGAAGATCGCCGGGCTGCTGGCCCAGGTGCCGTCCGTCCCGGAGCCCGCCGAGTCCCGCGAACTCCCGGCACTGAAAAGCGACTTCCCCGGCCGCGAGGTCGTCTTCGACGGGGTGCGGTTCGCCTACCGCACCGGCGGCGAGGTGCTGCCCCGCTTCGGCCTGACGCTGCCGGCCGGGCAGACGGTCGCCGTGGTCGGCTCCACGGGCGCGGGCAAGTCGACGCTGGCCAAGCTGCTGGCCCGCTTCTACGACCCGACCGAGGGCGCCGTCCTGCTGGACGGGGTGGACCTGCGCGAGCTGGCGCTGCCGGAGCTGCGGCGCGGGGTGGTGATGGTGACGCAGGAGGCGTTCCTGTTCTCCGGCACGGTCGCGGACAACATCGCCATCGGCCGCCCCGAGGCCACCCGGGAGGAGATCGAGCAGGCGGCGAAGGCCATCGGCGCGCACGAGTTCATCAGCGCCCTGCCCGACGGCTACGACACCGACGTACGCAAGCGCGGTGGCCGTATCTCCGCCGGTCAGCGCCAACTGGTGGCGTTCGCGCGGGCGTTGCTCGCCGACCCGGCGGTGCTGATCCTGGACGAGGCGACCAGCTCGCTGGACGTGCCCGGTGAACGGGCGGTGCAGCGGGCGATGACGACCGTGCTGCGCGGCCGTACGGCGGTGGTGATCGCGCACCGGCTGTCCACGGTGGAGATCGCCGACCGGGTGCTGGTGATGGAGCACGGCCGGATCGTGGAGGACGGCCGCCCGGACCTACTGACCGCCGGTTCCGGTAGGTTCTCCGAGCTGCACAAGGCGTGGCGGGACAGTCTGGCTCAGTGA